One genomic segment of Paenibacillus durus includes these proteins:
- the pelF gene encoding GT4 family glycosyltransferase PelF — MRICIIAEGSYPYITGGVSSWIHSLVTSLTEHEFIILAIGAEEKQRGAFKYQLPSNIVEVKEIFLNSYLNEVKPRRDRLRLTPAEHEAIGSLLGGGTAVDWAGLFDLLRSGRVTSAVQFLMSREFFRVLSKRCQEDYEHVPFTEMYWTVRSMMLPLLLTIREDIPKADLYHSVSTGYAGVIGALAKHLYGKPYLLTEHGIYSREREEEIIKADWVQGYFKDLWIQYFYRLSEAAYSMSDQVITLFGRNRDIEIEIGCDERKISIIPNGVNVADYAEVAGPPPEGGPLRLGAIVRIVPIKDIKTMIQSFALVKRELPESELYILGPWEENEDYYRECLELAATLQVQDIIFTGEVNVRQYLKRLDIILLSSISEGMPLAILEAMAAGKPCVTTNIGSCRELLFGNGDNYGPAGIVVPVMHYDEMASAIIRLGRSRELREQMGLNGLKRAEAHYTREQFIEGYREFYLNYEEGRSWPASASS, encoded by the coding sequence ATGAGAATATGTATAATAGCGGAAGGCTCCTATCCCTATATCACCGGAGGCGTCTCCAGTTGGATTCATTCTCTGGTTACCAGCCTGACTGAGCATGAGTTTATTATTCTGGCTATTGGAGCTGAAGAGAAGCAGCGGGGGGCTTTCAAGTATCAGCTTCCTTCAAATATCGTTGAAGTGAAAGAAATCTTCCTGAACAGCTATCTGAATGAGGTAAAGCCGCGCAGGGACCGCCTCCGGCTCACTCCTGCCGAGCATGAAGCGATTGGCTCCCTGCTTGGCGGCGGCACTGCGGTGGACTGGGCCGGTCTGTTCGATTTGCTGCGTTCAGGGCGGGTTACCTCAGCCGTTCAGTTTCTGATGAGCAGGGAATTTTTCCGGGTCTTGTCCAAACGCTGCCAGGAAGATTATGAACATGTGCCGTTCACCGAAATGTACTGGACCGTCCGGTCCATGATGCTTCCGCTGCTGCTTACGATCCGCGAAGATATTCCGAAGGCGGATTTGTACCACAGCGTATCAACCGGCTACGCCGGAGTCATCGGCGCCCTCGCCAAGCATCTCTACGGCAAGCCCTATCTGCTAACCGAGCACGGCATTTATTCCCGGGAGAGAGAAGAAGAGATTATCAAGGCGGACTGGGTGCAGGGCTATTTCAAGGATTTGTGGATTCAATACTTCTACCGTCTGTCCGAGGCAGCCTATTCCATGAGCGATCAGGTCATTACACTCTTTGGCCGCAACCGCGACATTGAAATTGAGATCGGCTGCGATGAACGGAAAATCAGCATTATCCCAAATGGCGTCAATGTCGCGGATTATGCGGAAGTGGCGGGACCTCCCCCGGAAGGCGGCCCCCTCCGGCTCGGCGCCATCGTGCGTATCGTGCCGATCAAGGATATCAAAACCATGATTCAAAGCTTCGCGCTGGTGAAGCGGGAACTGCCCGAATCAGAGCTGTACATTCTGGGTCCCTGGGAAGAAAACGAAGATTATTACCGCGAATGCCTTGAGCTGGCGGCAACGCTGCAGGTGCAGGATATCATTTTCACAGGCGAGGTCAATGTGCGCCAATATTTGAAAAGGCTCGACATCATCCTGCTCTCCAGCATCAGCGAGGGTATGCCGCTGGCCATCCTTGAAGCGATGGCCGCGGGGAAACCGTGCGTCACGACCAATATCGGCAGCTGCCGCGAGCTTCTGTTCGGCAACGGTGATAACTACGGTCCCGCCGGCATTGTTGTTCCCGTCATGCATTATGATGAGATGGCGTCCGCCATTATTCGGCTTGGCCGCA